A genomic segment from Pseudoxanthomonas sp. CF385 encodes:
- the recB gene encoding exodeoxyribonuclease V subunit beta — protein MSGFDPAREPYLDRPLDGVQLIEASAGTGKTYTLATLFTRLIVERGLRMGEVLAVTYTEAATQELRKRIRERLALAADLVGTVAHEDETHEAALTRAILARHLAQGDESPVQLARRLRTAAEETDLASIFTIHGFCARVLREYALETGQGLQPGELLGNTRELYEELAADLWRSYAADAGTVDALAGLWSGPDALAADLPALCGPLPLLPPAPLHDDRERQVAVDATRAGRAAHLVEAIGLYEADARTAIATAFDGKVFDGRKARRPSFDKAFEELCAGAALAQWPRTDKTHVQKLLPEALLGYCKDGEAARVPASPLFDAWRDWCEADDAWQQLQKRLRLALLHRLRDDARRRLAAMKQTRRLQTYDDLIDHVADALDGPHRRALVARLRAQYRIALVDEFQDTDERQWQIFARVFGDSDDVRALGETPALFLIGDPKQAIYGFRGGDVATYLAARHHPATVHADPLTHNFRSRPALLRAVQALYDGADAAGREAFVHPGIRFEAVSAGEKRGDADYLREGVPAPALTLRLLRNAAGKAFDADTSREAATAACVADIHRVLSDARDDRARIDGRPVRPGDIAVLVRNHKDATRMQQALARAGIPAVAAGKQSLFESREAADLRTLLLALLHPADAGRLRAALATVLLGEDALSLAALEADGEAQRHHQARLLHWRERWQRSGPFALVSELCAAEAGRLLGLLDGERRLTNYLQLGEHLQEAAARTLGLHGLLDWLQARIAHADPNDEAQLLRLESDARRVQIVTLHKSKGLEYPLVYLPFAGLGTGRPDSGRHRTVHDGVRRVLHWRIDKDDPVWQAAGVTAKQDALAEDARLLYVGLTRAQHALWIAAGDVTEFEKSRLASLLADLAALGARDEVRVVEGPAEVPPPRLPVEYEAAIAPARTASRRVAADWWVYSFTQLAHADGADPLAAATEADPGGEDETPASDADVLPDAIAAPVAQADPRFAGSRFGVVMHAALENADFAAWRDWQPDDPAPDGQADVIVDALREGGYAEADIDDGLAVLVPLVGQTLCTSLPEGTRLADVPPDARRAEIEFHFAMQPTGVPALLALLHRHGLLRHRTAFGARARLEGLMTGLIDLTYVHDGRWYVLDYKSNQLQAYDAAAMQQAMAHSEYDLQALIYTLALHRWLRFRLGERYDYARDFGGIRYLFCRGLDLTQPRSPGVHAHRFAPELVQALDALFAGHPREALA, from the coding sequence GCCACGCTGTTCACGCGGCTGATCGTCGAGCGCGGCCTGCGCATGGGCGAGGTGCTGGCGGTGACCTATACCGAGGCCGCCACGCAGGAGCTGCGCAAGCGCATCCGCGAGCGCCTCGCGCTGGCCGCCGATCTTGTCGGCACGGTGGCGCACGAGGACGAGACCCACGAGGCCGCGCTCACGCGGGCCATCTTGGCCCGCCATCTCGCGCAGGGTGACGAGTCGCCTGTCCAGCTCGCGCGTCGCCTGCGCACGGCCGCCGAAGAAACCGACCTCGCCTCGATCTTCACCATCCACGGGTTCTGCGCGCGCGTGCTGCGTGAGTACGCGCTGGAGACCGGGCAGGGCCTGCAACCGGGCGAACTGCTCGGCAACACGCGCGAGCTGTACGAAGAACTCGCCGCGGACCTGTGGCGCTCGTACGCGGCCGATGCCGGCACCGTCGACGCGCTGGCCGGGTTGTGGAGCGGCCCCGATGCGCTCGCCGCCGACCTGCCGGCGTTGTGCGGTCCGCTGCCGCTGCTGCCTCCCGCGCCTCTGCATGACGACCGCGAGCGCCAGGTGGCCGTGGACGCCACGCGCGCCGGCCGCGCAGCCCACTTGGTCGAGGCCATCGGCCTGTACGAAGCGGACGCGCGCACCGCGATCGCCACCGCCTTCGACGGCAAGGTCTTCGATGGCCGCAAGGCGCGACGTCCGAGCTTCGACAAGGCCTTCGAGGAACTGTGCGCCGGTGCCGCCCTGGCGCAGTGGCCGCGTACCGACAAGACCCATGTGCAGAAGCTGCTGCCGGAGGCGTTGCTGGGCTACTGCAAGGATGGCGAAGCCGCGCGCGTGCCGGCGTCGCCGCTGTTCGACGCATGGCGCGACTGGTGCGAGGCCGACGATGCCTGGCAGCAGCTGCAGAAGCGCCTGCGCCTGGCCTTGTTGCACCGCCTGCGTGACGACGCCCGCCGTCGCCTGGCGGCGATGAAGCAGACGCGGCGCCTGCAGACCTACGATGACCTCATCGACCACGTGGCCGACGCGCTCGATGGCCCGCATCGTCGCGCGCTGGTGGCACGTTTGCGCGCGCAATACCGCATCGCCCTGGTGGACGAGTTCCAGGACACCGACGAGCGCCAGTGGCAGATCTTCGCGCGCGTGTTCGGCGACTCCGACGACGTGCGCGCACTGGGCGAGACGCCGGCGCTGTTCCTGATCGGCGACCCCAAGCAGGCCATCTACGGATTCCGTGGCGGCGACGTCGCCACTTACCTGGCGGCCCGGCACCACCCGGCCACCGTCCATGCGGATCCGCTCACCCACAACTTCCGCTCGCGTCCGGCGTTGCTGCGCGCGGTGCAGGCCTTGTACGACGGGGCCGATGCCGCGGGCCGCGAGGCGTTCGTGCATCCCGGCATCCGTTTCGAAGCCGTGTCGGCGGGCGAAAAGCGCGGCGATGCGGATTACCTGCGCGAAGGCGTTCCCGCGCCGGCGCTCACCCTGCGCCTGCTACGCAACGCGGCCGGCAAGGCGTTCGACGCGGACACTTCGCGCGAGGCCGCCACCGCCGCCTGCGTGGCCGACATCCACCGCGTGCTGTCCGATGCGCGCGACGATCGCGCGCGTATCGACGGCCGGCCCGTGCGGCCGGGCGACATCGCCGTGCTCGTGCGGAACCACAAGGACGCCACCCGCATGCAGCAGGCGCTGGCGCGGGCCGGCATCCCGGCCGTCGCCGCGGGCAAGCAGAGCCTGTTCGAAAGCCGCGAAGCCGCCGATCTGCGCACGCTGCTGCTCGCGCTGTTGCATCCGGCCGACGCCGGCCGCCTGCGCGCGGCGCTGGCCACCGTACTGCTGGGCGAGGACGCCCTCTCGCTGGCCGCCCTGGAGGCCGATGGCGAAGCGCAGCGCCATCATCAGGCGCGCCTATTGCACTGGCGCGAGCGCTGGCAGCGCAGCGGTCCGTTCGCGCTGGTGTCCGAGCTGTGCGCGGCGGAAGCCGGGCGCTTGCTCGGCCTGCTGGATGGCGAACGCCGCCTCACCAACTATCTGCAGCTCGGCGAGCATCTGCAGGAAGCCGCCGCCCGCACGCTGGGCCTGCATGGTCTGCTCGATTGGCTGCAGGCACGCATCGCCCACGCCGATCCGAACGACGAAGCGCAGCTGCTGCGGCTGGAATCCGATGCGCGCCGCGTGCAGATCGTCACCCTGCACAAGAGCAAGGGCCTGGAGTATCCGCTGGTCTACCTGCCGTTCGCCGGTCTTGGCACGGGCCGCCCGGACAGCGGCCGCCATCGCACCGTGCATGACGGCGTGCGTCGCGTGCTGCATTGGCGCATCGACAAGGACGATCCTGTTTGGCAGGCCGCGGGCGTGACGGCGAAACAGGATGCGCTGGCCGAAGATGCGCGCCTGCTCTACGTGGGCCTGACCCGCGCCCAACATGCGCTGTGGATCGCGGCCGGCGACGTGACCGAGTTCGAGAAGAGCCGCCTGGCATCGTTGCTGGCCGACCTCGCCGCACTCGGCGCACGAGACGAGGTGCGCGTTGTCGAGGGTCCGGCGGAAGTGCCACCGCCGCGCCTGCCGGTCGAATACGAGGCGGCCATCGCGCCCGCGCGGACCGCGTCGCGCCGCGTCGCCGCGGATTGGTGGGTCTACAGCTTCACCCAGCTCGCCCATGCCGACGGCGCCGATCCGCTGGCCGCCGCCACTGAAGCCGATCCCGGGGGCGAGGACGAAACGCCCGCCTCCGACGCCGACGTGCTGCCCGACGCGATCGCCGCGCCCGTGGCGCAGGCCGATCCGCGTTTCGCCGGCAGCCGTTTCGGTGTGGTGATGCACGCTGCGCTGGAGAACGCCGATTTCGCCGCCTGGCGCGACTGGCAGCCGGACGATCCCGCCCCCGACGGCCAGGCCGACGTCATCGTCGACGCGCTGCGCGAAGGCGGCTATGCCGAGGCCGATATCGACGACGGCCTCGCCGTGCTGGTGCCGCTGGTGGGGCAGACGTTGTGCACGTCGCTGCCGGAAGGCACGCGCCTGGCCGATGTGCCGCCCGACGCGCGTCGCGCCGAAATCGAATTCCACTTCGCCATGCAGCCCACCGGCGTGCCGGCGCTGCTCGCCCTGCTGCACCGGCACGGCCTACTGCGCCATCGCACGGCCTTCGGTGCGCGCGCGCGACTCGAAGGTCTGATGACGGGCCTGATCGATCTCACCTACGTCCATGACGGCCGTTGGTACGTGCTCGACTACAAGTCGAACCAGCTGCAGGCCTACGACGCGGCGGCGATGCAGCAGGCGATGGCGCACAGCGAGTACGACCTGCAGGCGCTGATCTACACGCTGGCCCTGCACCGCTGGCTGCGTTTCCGCCTGGGCGAGCGCTATGACTACGCGCGCGACTTCGGCGGCATCCGCTACCTGTTCTGCCGCGGGCTGGACCTCACCCAACCGCGTTCGCCCGGCGTGCACGCGCACCGCTTCGCCCCCGAACTGGTGCAAGCGCTGGATGCGCTGTTCGCCGGCCACCCGAGGGAGGCCCTCGCATGA
- the recD gene encoding exodeoxyribonuclease V subunit alpha, with translation MSLLDALYAGGHLRTLDHALAQSLRRLDGDTPDAVLAAAALASLAVAKGHAGVRLDAAGTLVDAELPWPDAGAWMQQLTASPWVDVPREAMWPSPGSAPLVLEGGLLYLRRYREYERALALGLRRIASQPVPEGDIAALAPLFGTLFPHATHDDRQARAAALALRHALLLVTGGPGTGKTTTTARLLVLLVAQATLSGQASPRIALAAPTGRAAERMAESVRHAVQALAAQGLDADLLASLPTTGTTLHRLLGTIPDSPRFRHDRDSPLPYDIVVVDEASMIDLPLMAKLVDAVAPGTRLVLLGDPDQLPSVEAGDVLAAILGAAGGGDAIARADADALQPLIGDAGAPAPVGGEARFPGIRVHLEQGWRQSEALQLAPLASAVREGDADAALSRLRDGALSNIHFHENLADPLAAQREVLLAHFRALGHAATPADALAQSTRLRLLTAVRDGPQGARTLNARIERWLAESGGPVRAAQGHVHGQLLIVTENSYRHRLFNGDIGVCLRDAAGTLVAWFPGDAVDAPRAFHPAALPAHESAFAMTVHKAQGSEFDAVWLLLPARGNRVLSRELVYTGITRARRELHVAGSETVIREALSRHASRWSGLGWRLGMR, from the coding sequence ATGAGCCTGCTCGATGCGCTCTACGCGGGCGGTCACCTGCGCACGCTCGACCATGCCCTGGCGCAGAGTCTGCGCCGGCTGGATGGCGACACGCCGGATGCGGTGCTCGCCGCCGCGGCGCTGGCCTCGCTGGCGGTGGCCAAGGGCCATGCCGGCGTGCGTCTCGACGCCGCAGGCACGCTGGTCGACGCCGAACTCCCCTGGCCCGACGCCGGCGCGTGGATGCAGCAGCTGACGGCTTCGCCCTGGGTCGACGTGCCCCGCGAAGCGATGTGGCCTTCGCCCGGCAGCGCACCACTGGTGCTGGAAGGCGGCCTGCTCTACCTGCGCCGCTATCGCGAGTACGAACGCGCGCTCGCCCTGGGCCTGCGGCGCATCGCGTCGCAGCCGGTGCCCGAAGGCGACATCGCGGCACTCGCGCCGCTGTTCGGCACACTATTCCCACACGCCACGCACGACGATCGCCAGGCGCGCGCCGCCGCACTCGCGCTGCGCCATGCGTTGCTGCTGGTCACCGGCGGCCCTGGCACCGGCAAGACCACGACCACCGCACGCTTGCTGGTGTTGCTGGTCGCGCAGGCGACGTTGTCGGGGCAGGCATCGCCGCGCATCGCGCTGGCCGCGCCCACCGGCCGTGCCGCCGAGCGCATGGCCGAGAGCGTGCGCCATGCAGTGCAGGCGCTGGCCGCGCAGGGCCTCGACGCCGATCTGCTCGCCTCGTTGCCCACCACAGGTACCACGCTGCATCGCCTGCTCGGGACGATCCCGGATTCGCCGCGCTTCCGCCACGACCGGGACAGTCCGCTGCCGTACGACATCGTCGTGGTCGACGAAGCCTCGATGATCGATCTTCCGCTGATGGCCAAGCTGGTCGATGCGGTCGCGCCGGGCACGCGGCTGGTGCTGCTTGGCGATCCCGACCAGCTGCCGTCGGTGGAAGCCGGCGACGTGCTAGCCGCCATCCTCGGTGCCGCCGGCGGAGGCGACGCGATAGCGCGCGCCGATGCGGACGCCCTGCAGCCCCTGATCGGCGATGCCGGTGCGCCAGCGCCGGTCGGGGGCGAAGCGCGCTTCCCCGGCATCCGTGTCCACCTGGAGCAGGGATGGCGTCAGAGCGAGGCATTGCAGCTCGCGCCGCTGGCGTCGGCCGTGCGCGAGGGCGATGCCGATGCGGCGTTGTCGCGACTGCGCGACGGCGCGCTGTCCAATATCCACTTCCACGAGAACCTGGCCGATCCGCTGGCAGCGCAGCGCGAAGTGCTGCTCGCGCACTTCCGCGCGCTGGGCCATGCCGCCACGCCCGCCGATGCGCTGGCGCAGTCCACGCGCCTGCGCCTGCTGACGGCCGTGCGCGACGGTCCGCAGGGCGCACGCACGCTCAATGCGCGCATCGAACGGTGGCTCGCCGAATCGGGTGGCCCCGTGCGCGCCGCGCAGGGCCACGTCCACGGCCAGCTGCTGATCGTCACCGAGAACAGCTACCGTCACCGCTTGTTCAATGGCGATATCGGTGTCTGCCTGCGGGATGCGGCCGGCACCCTCGTGGCCTGGTTCCCCGGCGACGCGGTCGACGCACCACGCGCCTTCCATCCGGCCGCACTGCCTGCGCACGAGTCGGCCTTTGCGATGACGGTGCACAAGGCGCAGGGCTCCGAGTTCGATGCGGTGTGGCTACTGCTGCCCGCACGCGGCAATCGCGTGCTCTCGCGCGAACTGGTCTATACCGGTATCACCCGCGCACGCCGGGAACTGCATGTGGCCGGCAGCGAAACGGTGATCCGCGAGGCGCTTTCGCGGCATGCGAGCCGCTGGTCGGGGTTGGGCTGGCGGCTGGGCATGCGTTGA
- a CDS encoding methyltransferase domain-containing protein, with the protein MTGYQVRETRHAVGGHVFRLRVLSDKQQFADPDGHGARIGISSAQWSLFGQVWPAGRLLAQAMQRFDIVGKRILEIGCGIGLASLVLQKRGADVVASDIHPLAEVFLAYNAALNGLPALHYRQLRWDTPLPSLGRFDAIVASDVLYERDSADLLSALIERHACVRAEVVITDPGRGNSARFSHMLAAQGFAVDAAPCPMDDGDPPPHRGRLLHYQRGMAA; encoded by the coding sequence ATGACGGGCTATCAGGTCCGCGAGACCCGCCACGCCGTTGGCGGTCACGTTTTTCGCCTGCGTGTACTGAGCGACAAGCAGCAGTTCGCCGATCCCGACGGTCACGGCGCGCGCATCGGCATCTCATCGGCGCAATGGAGCCTGTTCGGACAGGTCTGGCCGGCCGGCCGCCTGCTGGCGCAGGCGATGCAGCGTTTCGATATCGTCGGCAAGCGCATCCTGGAGATCGGCTGCGGCATCGGCTTGGCGAGCCTGGTGCTGCAGAAGCGCGGTGCCGATGTGGTCGCCTCCGACATCCATCCGCTGGCGGAAGTGTTCCTGGCCTACAACGCCGCCCTGAACGGTCTGCCGGCGCTGCACTACCGTCAACTGCGTTGGGATACTCCCTTGCCGTCGCTGGGCCGCTTCGATGCGATCGTGGCCAGTGACGTGCTCTACGAGCGCGACAGCGCGGACCTGCTGAGCGCGTTGATCGAACGCCACGCGTGCGTCCGCGCCGAGGTGGTGATCACCGATCCTGGCCGTGGCAACAGTGCGCGCTTCAGCCACATGCTCGCGGCACAGGGATTCGCAGTGGATGCCGCTCCGTGCCCGATGGACGACGGCGATCCCCCGCCCCATCGCGGGCGCCTGCTGCACTACCAGCGTGGAATGGCCGCATGA
- a CDS encoding YkgJ family cysteine cluster protein: protein MNAVADPQVPLCARCDAVCCRLTVVVQPEDRIPAHLTTQTPAGLTVMARDEEGWCVAIDAARMCCSIYDTRPDVCRRFTMSGPYCLAVRTDYLDSTSRGIPLQLYS from the coding sequence ATGAACGCCGTCGCCGATCCCCAGGTCCCGTTGTGCGCGCGCTGCGATGCCGTGTGCTGTCGCCTGACCGTCGTGGTACAGCCCGAGGACCGCATTCCCGCGCATCTCACCACGCAGACGCCGGCAGGCCTGACCGTGATGGCGCGCGATGAGGAAGGCTGGTGCGTGGCCATCGATGCCGCGCGCATGTGCTGCTCCATCTACGACACGCGACCCGACGTGTGCCGTCGTTTCACGATGTCGGGTCCCTACTGCCTCGCGGTGCGCACCGACTATCTGGACAGCACCTCGCGCGGCATCCCCCTGCAGCTGTACTCATAA
- a CDS encoding S41 family peptidase has translation MPSAHAADAVLDHVIQLARTQGLYGDQPDWPAVEREAYARLTATPGEAGRTAAIRFVLASLKDRHSTYRPPSPTPPLANPVTAAPQHAPVQSADNPPIAEALAEAGGIGRLKINGWSGEPMAVPMQARVVRAALNEVLASSQCGVVIDVTTNMGGNMWPMMGGIAPLYDEGVLETFERRDGSRLEVHVAAGQLFNGDAPYPQVALPALSRVPSHIAVIIGPRTMSSGEILAIGFKGQRNVRFFGQPSGGYTTSNRSFPLENGGKLLLTTSRILDRKGAVQHGPVLPDETTEQPLDAARAWLQAHCVRP, from the coding sequence GTGCCATCGGCCCACGCGGCCGACGCCGTGCTCGACCACGTGATCCAGCTGGCGCGCACTCAAGGCCTGTACGGCGACCAGCCCGACTGGCCCGCGGTGGAACGCGAGGCCTACGCCCGACTCACCGCCACGCCGGGCGAAGCCGGCCGCACCGCGGCGATCCGCTTCGTGCTGGCCTCGCTGAAGGATCGGCATTCGACCTACCGTCCGCCATCGCCGACGCCCCCTTTGGCGAATCCGGTGACGGCCGCACCGCAGCATGCGCCCGTGCAGTCCGCGGACAATCCGCCCATCGCCGAGGCGCTGGCGGAAGCGGGTGGCATCGGCCGGCTCAAGATCAATGGTTGGAGCGGCGAACCCATGGCAGTACCCATGCAGGCGCGCGTGGTGCGTGCGGCACTCAACGAAGTACTCGCGTCTTCGCAATGCGGCGTGGTCATCGATGTCACAACCAACATGGGCGGCAACATGTGGCCGATGATGGGCGGCATCGCTCCTCTTTACGACGAAGGCGTGCTGGAGACCTTCGAGCGGCGTGACGGCAGCCGGCTCGAAGTGCATGTCGCTGCCGGGCAGTTGTTCAATGGCGATGCGCCTTATCCCCAGGTTGCGCTGCCGGCACTCTCCCGCGTGCCCTCGCACATCGCGGTGATCATCGGGCCCCGGACGATGAGTTCGGGCGAGATACTGGCCATCGGCTTCAAGGGTCAGCGCAACGTGCGCTTTTTTGGACAGCCTTCGGGCGGATACACGACATCCAACCGCAGCTTTCCACTGGAGAACGGCGGCAAGCTGCTGCTGACCACCTCGCGCATCCTCGACCGCAAGGGCGCGGTCCAGCACGGCCCCGTGCTGCCGGATGAAACGACCGAGCAGCCGCTCGATGCCGCACGCGCCTGGCTGCAGGCCCACTGCGTCCGACCCTGA
- the folE gene encoding GTP cyclohydrolase I FolE produces the protein MSHSDDKSGKVTQAQAEDAVRVLLEWAGEDPGREGLLDTPKRVAKAYRDWFSGYQMDPREYLARTFEEVAGYDEMIVLRDIEFESHCEHHMAPIIGRVHVGYLPDGKVVGISKLARVVDVYARRFQVQEKMTAQIAQCIQDVLQPRGVAVVVDGAHECMTTRGVHKRGVSMVTSKMLGTFREDARTRAEFLRFIETGHGKR, from the coding sequence ATGAGCCATTCCGACGACAAATCCGGCAAGGTGACCCAGGCGCAGGCCGAGGACGCCGTGCGCGTGCTGCTGGAGTGGGCCGGCGAAGATCCCGGGCGCGAAGGCCTGCTGGACACGCCCAAGCGCGTGGCCAAGGCGTACCGCGACTGGTTCAGCGGTTACCAGATGGATCCTCGCGAGTACCTGGCGCGGACCTTCGAGGAAGTCGCCGGTTACGACGAGATGATCGTGCTGCGCGACATCGAGTTCGAAAGCCATTGCGAACACCACATGGCGCCGATCATCGGCCGCGTGCACGTGGGCTACCTGCCCGACGGCAAGGTGGTCGGCATCAGCAAGCTGGCGCGCGTGGTCGACGTGTACGCGCGCCGTTTCCAGGTGCAGGAGAAGATGACCGCGCAGATCGCGCAGTGCATCCAGGACGTGCTGCAGCCGCGTGGCGTGGCCGTCGTCGTCGACGGCGCGCACGAATGCATGACCACCCGCGGCGTGCACAAACGCGGCGTCAGCATGGTGACCAGCAAGATGCTGGGCACCTTCCGCGAGGATGCACGCACGCGCGCCGAGTTCCTGCGCTTCATCGAGACGGGCCACGGGAAGCGGTGA
- a CDS encoding YchJ family metal-binding protein, translated as MSPCPCGAHRDYAACCGRYHGGEAAPDADALMRSRYCAFVMGDADYLHGTWHPDTRPADLGLDASGAPRTTWLGLTVKQHRVTGPDTAEVEFVARYRVGGGSAVRLHERSRFIRIDGRWLYVDGEHR; from the coding sequence ATGAGTCCGTGCCCCTGCGGCGCCCATCGCGACTACGCCGCCTGCTGCGGCCGCTATCACGGCGGTGAGGCCGCGCCGGACGCCGACGCGCTGATGCGCTCGCGCTACTGCGCCTTCGTGATGGGCGATGCCGACTACCTGCACGGCACCTGGCATCCCGATACCCGCCCGGCCGACCTGGGCCTGGACGCGTCCGGTGCGCCACGCACCACCTGGCTGGGCCTGACGGTGAAACAGCACCGCGTCACCGGGCCGGATACCGCCGAGGTCGAGTTCGTCGCCCGCTACCGCGTCGGTGGCGGCAGCGCAGTGCGCTTGCACGAACGTAGCCGCTTCATCCGCATCGACGGACGGTGGCTGTACGTGGATGGCGAGCATCGGTGA
- a CDS encoding M20 family metallopeptidase: MRHARPLAVSLLVGAFACALPAAAQDAAPAQRPDVVAAGEAMQQQVIAWRRHFHQYPELSNREEQTAKRVAEELRKLGLQPRTGIARHGVTAVIKGGRPGPRIALRADMDALPVTERNSLPFASKATSTYRGETVGVMHACGHDAHTGILLGVAKALVGMKDTLPGEVLLVFQPAEEGAPAGEEGGASLMLKDGVFKDFRPEAVFGLHVFSSIPVGQIGVRQGPLMAASDAFTLKVIGRQTHGSRPWGGVDPIVAMADVIGTAQTIVSRRTDISKLPAVVSFGAIKGGIRYNIIPDDVEVVGTIRTFDEGMRQKIFADLKNVATHVSAAHGAKVEAHVPDKDGNPVTVNNPELTARMLPSLQAVVGADNVITPGLQMGAEDFSFYAREVPSMFFFVGSTAKGIDPVTAPSNHSPEFMLDEASLDIGLRALLQVTLDYLEKPKG, from the coding sequence ATGCGCCATGCACGTCCTCTCGCCGTTTCCCTGCTCGTGGGTGCGTTCGCCTGCGCGCTTCCTGCCGCCGCGCAGGACGCCGCGCCCGCGCAACGGCCGGACGTCGTCGCCGCCGGCGAAGCGATGCAGCAACAGGTGATCGCCTGGCGCCGGCACTTCCACCAGTACCCGGAGCTGTCCAACCGCGAGGAACAGACCGCCAAGCGCGTGGCCGAGGAACTGCGCAAGCTGGGCCTGCAGCCGCGCACCGGCATCGCGCGCCACGGCGTCACGGCGGTGATCAAGGGCGGCAGGCCGGGCCCGCGCATCGCCCTGCGCGCCGACATGGACGCGCTGCCGGTCACCGAGCGGAACAGCCTGCCGTTCGCATCGAAGGCCACGTCGACCTATCGCGGCGAGACCGTCGGCGTGATGCATGCCTGCGGCCACGACGCGCACACCGGCATCCTGCTCGGCGTGGCGAAGGCGCTGGTCGGCATGAAGGACACCTTGCCGGGTGAGGTCCTGCTGGTCTTCCAGCCCGCGGAGGAAGGCGCCCCGGCTGGCGAGGAAGGAGGCGCTTCGCTGATGCTGAAGGACGGCGTGTTCAAGGATTTCAGGCCGGAAGCGGTGTTCGGCCTGCATGTGTTCTCGTCGATCCCGGTCGGCCAGATCGGGGTGCGCCAGGGCCCGTTGATGGCCGCCTCGGATGCGTTCACGCTGAAGGTCATCGGCCGGCAGACGCACGGGTCGCGCCCGTGGGGTGGCGTGGACCCGATCGTCGCGATGGCCGACGTGATCGGTACCGCCCAGACCATCGTCAGCCGTCGCACCGACATTTCCAAGCTGCCCGCGGTGGTCAGTTTCGGCGCGATCAAGGGCGGCATCCGCTACAACATCATCCCCGACGACGTCGAAGTGGTCGGCACCATCCGCACGTTCGACGAAGGCATGCGGCAGAAAATCTTCGCCGACCTCAAGAATGTCGCCACGCACGTCAGCGCCGCGCACGGCGCGAAGGTGGAAGCCCACGTGCCCGACAAGGACGGCAATCCGGTCACCGTCAACAACCCGGAACTCACCGCCCGCATGCTGCCCAGCCTGCAGGCTGTAGTCGGCGCGGATAACGTCATCACCCCGGGCCTGCAGATGGGCGCGGAAGACTTCTCGTTCTACGCGCGCGAAGTGCCGTCGATGTTTTTCTTCGTCGGCAGCACGGCCAAGGGCATCGATCCGGTCACCGCGCCCAGCAACCACTCGCCCGAGTTCATGCTCGACGAAGCCTCGCTCGACATCGGCCTGCGCGCCCTGCTGCAGGTGACGCTGGATTATCTGGAGAAGCCGAAGGGCTGA